A stretch of the Clostridium fungisolvens genome encodes the following:
- a CDS encoding diacylglycerol kinase, which translates to MKVRKLVDSFNYAINGIIHSVRTQRNMRIHIAVALVVLTACFIYDIKKFEFLILAVTITMVIAAELMNTAIEHVVDMTTNYYHPLAKLAKNAAAGGVLVTAINAILVGYVIFWDKLTNVTYHTIGMIRQSEPYTIFIVLVIVCLMTIAAKAFFGEGTPLKGGMPSGHSALAFSLATAIALITEEPLCIMLSYLMAFITAQSRVDSEVHSIWEVIVGAVFGTFLTLIVFKLFN; encoded by the coding sequence ATGAAGGTAAGAAAATTGGTTGATAGCTTCAATTATGCAATTAACGGTATTATACATTCAGTAAGGACCCAAAGGAATATGAGGATTCATATAGCAGTAGCCCTTGTGGTTCTTACTGCTTGTTTTATATATGATATTAAGAAGTTCGAATTCCTTATTTTAGCAGTAACAATAACTATGGTTATTGCAGCAGAGCTCATGAATACAGCCATAGAGCATGTTGTTGATATGACTACAAATTATTATCATCCACTAGCAAAGCTTGCGAAAAATGCAGCAGCAGGTGGAGTATTAGTTACAGCAATAAATGCTATTTTGGTTGGGTATGTGATATTTTGGGATAAACTTACCAATGTGACATATCATACAATCGGAATGATAAGGCAGTCAGAACCATATACTATTTTTATAGTTTTAGTAATTGTATGCCTGATGACAATAGCTGCTAAAGCTTTTTTTGGAGAAGGTACTCCTCTTAAAGGTGGAATGCCTAGTGGGCATAGTGCACTGGCATTTTCGCTGGCTACTGCTATAGCCTTAATAACTGAGGAACCTTTGTGTATTATGCTTAGCTACTTAATGGCTTTTATAACTGCCCAGAGCAGAGTGGATTCAGAAGTTCATAGTATATGGGAAGTCATTGTGGGAGCCGTATTTGGTACTTTTCTAACTTTAATTGT
- the ybeY gene encoding rRNA maturation RNase YbeY has protein sequence MIFIDDRQDKMSVDSDFEKIIEEVILTALKEELVDKACEISVIFVDNDSIREINKETRNIDRETDVLSFPMLDYPKGKVYKDVYLNYNFDASFFNEGDLVLGDVVLSLEKAKEQSEDFNHSFTRECCYLVVHSILHLLGYDHMAEDEKKIMREREESILGKLNITREV, from the coding sequence ATGATTTTCATAGATGATAGACAAGATAAGATGTCAGTAGATAGTGATTTTGAAAAAATAATTGAGGAAGTAATACTAACAGCTCTTAAAGAAGAGTTGGTAGATAAAGCTTGTGAGATAAGCGTGATTTTTGTAGATAATGATTCTATTAGAGAAATAAACAAGGAAACTAGGAATATAGATAGAGAAACAGATGTACTTTCTTTTCCGATGTTAGATTATCCTAAAGGGAAAGTATACAAGGATGTTTACTTAAATTATAACTTTGATGCATCTTTCTTTAATGAAGGAGATCTAGTTTTAGGTGATGTGGTTCTGTCTTTGGAGAAGGCAAAGGAACAAAGTGAAGATTTTAATCACTCCTTTACAAGAGAATGCTGCTATTTAGTAGTTCATTCTATTTTGCACCTTTTAGGATATGATCATATGGCAGAAGATGAAAAAAAGATTATGAGAGAAAGAGAAGAAAGCATACTTGGAAAATTAAATATAACTAGAGAGGTTTAA